A genomic segment from Glycine soja cultivar W05 chromosome 20, ASM419377v2, whole genome shotgun sequence encodes:
- the LOC114403032 gene encoding transcription factor bHLH84-like, whose product MDPVEQISEEWSSLSGFYTAEEADFMSQLLGNCSLPENLCGNFNLGIPSAIWPGHESTIVSVTGINESPYFHANADNSNTNYLCFSQGSSFTADSSNIFPTTSGNKCDPVANIGYMSVGFPLGDAKFSPYNVQGSDSQQINENTDEELGLEVIADKKLQDHQECEVLVSEAAQEDINTNLEKSGKRSRGSMQVRKSKKNVKSMKKPKSDSISNSEEGRSPDLQGFCSEDDDSNASQELNGGGSSSLSLEDSTSLKLKGKKSTANRGSATDPQSVYARRRRERINERLRILQHLVPNGTKVDISTMLEEAVKYVKFLQLQIKLLSSDDLWMYAPIAYNGMNIGLDLNITPTKQP is encoded by the exons atggatCCTGTTGAGCAAATTTCTGAAGAGTGGAGTTCTCTTAGTGGATTCTACACAGCTGAGGAAGCTGACTTTATGAGCCAGTTGCTTGGTAACTGTTCACTCCCTGAGAACCTGTGTGGAAACTTCAATTTGGGAATTCCATCTGCAATATGGCCTGGCCATGAATCAACAATAGTGAGCGTGACAGGAATCAATGAAAGTCCATATTTTCATGCAAATGCTGATAATAGTAatactaattatttatgtttttcacAAGGAAGTAGCTTCACTGCTGATAGTAGCAATATTTTTCCTACTACAAGTGGTAATAAGTGTGatccagtagccaacattggcTACATGTCTGTGGGTTTTCCCTTGGGGGATGCCAAGTTTAGCCCATATAATGTTCAAGGGAGTGACAGCCAACAGATAAATGAAAACACTGatgaagagttaggtctagagGTTATTGCTGACAAGAAATTGCAGGATCACCAGGAATGTGAAGTACTAGTTTCTGAAGCTGCACAAGAGGATATAAACACCAATCTGGAGAAGTCAGGAAAAAGATCTAGGGGCTCAATGCAG GTACGAAAGAGCAAGAAAAATGTTAAATCTATGAAGAAACCAAAATCTGATTCTATAAGTAACTCTGAGGAGGGTAGAAGTCCTGATCTTCAGGGTTTCTGCTCAGAGGATGATGACTCCAATGCTTCTCAGGAGCTAAATGGAGGAGGATCTTCAAGTTTGAGCCTCGAGGATTCTACATCTCTTAAGTTAAAGGGGAAAAAATCAACAGCTAATAGAGGTTCTGCTACTGATCCACAGAGTGTATATGCAAGG agaagaagagaaagaataaaTGAAAGGTTGAGAATCCTACAACACCTTGTCCCCAATGGAACCAAG GTCGATATAAGCACCATGCTGGAGGAAGCTGTCAAATATGTGAAGTTTTTGCAACTCCAAATTAAG CTTCTGAGCTCAGATGATCTCTGGATGTACGCTCCCATTGCTTACAATGGAATGAACATTGGACTAGACCTCAATATTACCCCAACCAAACAACCATAA